A genomic region of Macaca thibetana thibetana isolate TM-01 chromosome 14, ASM2454274v1, whole genome shotgun sequence contains the following coding sequences:
- the LOC126935104 gene encoding olfactory receptor 2AG2, with the protein MHIDLEQSKATVHTIRKASTNNTFGSRQLKHHSMELRNSTLGSSFILVGILNDSGFPELLCATVTVLYMLALTSNGLLLLAITMEAQLHVPLYLLLGQLSLMDLLFTSVVTPKVLADFLRRENTISFGGCALQMFLALTMGSAEDLLLAFMAYDRFVAICNPLKYMTLMSPRVCWLMVATSWILASLVALGHTMYTMHLPFCMSWEIRHLLCEIPPLLKLACGDTSRYELIIYVTGVTFLLLPISAIVASYTLILFTVLRMPSNEGRKKALVTCSSHLTVVGMFYGAATFMYVLPSSFHSPKRDNIISIFYTIVTPALNPLIYSLRNKEVMGALRRVLGKYRLLVHSTL; encoded by the coding sequence ATGCACATTGACCTAGAACAATCCAAAGCTACAGTGCACACCATCAGAAAAGCTTCCACTAATAATACATTTGGTTCTAGGCAACTAAAACACCACAGCATGGAGCTCCGGAACTCCACCTTGGGAAGCAGCTTCATCTTGGTGGGGATTCTGAATGACAGTGGGTTTCCTGAACTGCTCTGTGCTACAGTTACAGTACTATACATGTTGGCCCTGACCAGCAATGGCCTGCTGCTCCTGGCCATCACCATGGAAGCCCAGCTCCACGTGCCCTTGTACCTCCTGCTTGGGCAGCTTTCTCTCATGGACCTCCTGTTCACATCTGTTGTCACTCCTAAGGTCCTCGCGGACTTTCTGCGCAGAGAAAACACCATCTCCTTTGGAGGCTGTGCCCTTCAGATGTTCCTGGCACTGACAATGGGTAGTGCTGAGGACCTCCTACTGGCCTTCATGGCCTATGACAGGTTTGTGGCCATTTGTAATCCTCTGAAATACATGACTCTCATGAGCCCAAGAGTCTGCTGGCTTATGGTGGCCACATCCTGGATCCTGGCATCCCTGGTAGCTCTAGGACATACCATGTACACTATGCACCTCCCTTTCTGCATGTCCTGGGAAATCCGGCATCTGCTTTGCGAGATCCCACCCTTGCTGAAGTTGGCCtgtggtgatacctccaggtatgAGCTTATAATATACGTGACAGGTGTGACTTTCCTCTTGCTCCCCATTTCTGCCATTGTGGCCTCCTACACACTAATTCTATTCACTGTGCTTCGTATGCCATCAAATGAGGGGAGGAAGAAAGCTCTTGTCACCTGCTCTTCCCACCTGACTGTGGTTGGGATGTTCTATGGAGCTGCCACATTCATGTATGTCTTGCCCAGTTCCTTCCACAGCCCCAAACGAGACAACATCATCTCTATTTTCTACACAATTGTCACTCCAGCCCTGAATCCCCTCATCTACAGCCTGAGGAATAAGGAGGTCATGGGGGCCTTGAGGAGGGTCCTGGGAAAATACAGGCTGCTGGTACATTCCACGCTCTAG